The Helianthus annuus cultivar XRQ/B chromosome 11, HanXRQr2.0-SUNRISE, whole genome shotgun sequence region CTTTTTTCGTTTTGTTAGCATTATTATATATCTTCAGCACGAGAGTTAGCACGACTAGTCGGCGTGTGCAAAGCCCCAATAATACAACATTTTTCAGAAACTGTATCGGGTTTAACCACCATCAGAAGCTTTCATCAAGAACAAAGATTTCACCACACAAATATGAAATTAACCGATGGATATTCACGGCCAAAGTTTCACAGTGCCGGTGCTATAGAGTGGTTATCATTCCGCGTGGAGCTTTTGTCATCCGTTATATTCGCTTTTTTCTTAGTTTTCTTGCTCATCGTCCCAAAGGAGACCATCGATCCAAGTAAGCAATCGAGTTTTATAACTTTTATGAACCCTAATTCATATTTTGGGTTATGTTACATGTTTATGATTTGACGTTCTTCAATCATGAAGGTATCGCGGGGTTAGCAGTGACTTACGCGCTTAACTTAAACATCCTACAAGCGTCTGTAATATGGAAACTATGCAATATGGAGAATAGCATTATTTCCGTCGAAAGAATACTTCAATACACATCTATACCCAGTGAGGCACCTCTTATTGTAGAGACATGCAGGCCCGACGATATGTGGCCATCGGATGGAAAAGTGGATATACACGATCTTCAGGTACGGTATGGCCCACACATGCCACTTGTGTTGAGAGGAATTACATGCAGTTTTCATGGCGGAACAAAGACGGGAATTGTAGGAAGAACAGGAAGCGGTAAATCAACACTCATACAAACGCTCTTTAGAATTGTTGAACCAACGGGGGGACATATTTTCATCGATAGGGTCGATATATCCTCGATCGGGCTTCATGATCTACGGTCAAGATTGAGCATAATCCCTCAAGATCCAACCTTGTTTCAAGGGAGTGTAAGAAGCAATCTGGATCCGCTTGAACAGTACACCGATGAACAGATTTGGGAGGTAAAATAGCCTAAATTCTGATTTTATAACGTATAGTCGTATACACATGGATACTGCCTCTTGTTAACTAGTATATTTTGACTCGTTAGGCTCTAGATCAGTGTCAGCTGGGAGATGAAGTTAGAAGGAAGGAAGGAAAACTCGATTCAGCAGGTTTTTCTCCAAACGCGAAATTTCAAAATAGCCAAGAGAACacgtctgttttttttttttttttttttagttcatAAAATTGTTGCAGTCAATGAGAACGGAGAGAACTGGAGCATGGGTCAACGACAACTGGTGTGTTTAGGCCGAGTACTACTTAAAAAATGCAAGATCTTAGTGCTTGATGAGGCTACCGCATCAGTGGACACATCAACCGACCACACAATACAACAAACACTTGGTCTGCATTTTTCTGACTCGACTGTCGTCACAATTGCACATCGGATCACATCTGTGCTCAACGGTGACATGGTTTTAGTCTTGGAACAAGGTTTGATTAATCTTAATTATATTCGTCATTACTTGTTAGTTACGTTCTCTGTTATCTTAAAATCGTTGATTCTATTGCAGGACTGGTTGAGGAATACGGTTCGCCTTTAAAATTGTTGGAAAATAAATCTACATCCTTTGCAAAGCTCGTTGCTGAGTACCGTGGACGCTCTAGTTCCAGCTATGATTCTAGAGTATGAGATCGGCTTCTAGTCGTAAAAAAACAgtaaattgcattttacgtcCTTTAAGTTTGAGCCAAATTGCAGGCACTGTCCTTTGGCTAACGAAATTACATTGGATGTCCTTTATGTTACTGATTCTCATCAGGCGGTGTCATTTTGCCCTAACACAATTAATTTTTTTTGGTGTTTAAGAGTTAACAGAAAATATTAACTGTGTTAGGgcaaaaggacaccgcctgattAGAAGTACCAACATAAATGACATCCGGTGTAATTTCGTCAATTAAAGGACATCGCCTGCAATTTTGCTCAAGGTTAATGAACGTAAAATGCGATTTCCTCTAAAAATATAATGTAAGAAAGCATCAAAGGTTTGGAGCAATCATACCTTGTTAAGGATTGTGAATCACTGGTTAATGTGTAATAATAATGACATAAATGAGAGAAAAACATAACATGGTTAACAATATAATGTAAATACTCGAACGATGTTGTTATCGTAAAGActtaaaatttcaaaattcaaaaatattcATACCGTATAACATTGTTTGAACTTTAGAAGTAATTACATAcgacaaaaaataaaaattacccCAGAGCAGGATTCCAAGTAAGCTCATCGACAGTCATCTGTCTAACCGATTCAGCCAGCCGTAACTCCGCAGCGCGTGTCTGCACCATCCGCTCCCGCACCCTCAGGAACACAGGATGACTCAGCGCACCTGACATTCGATCACACAACAACGGGTCCTCGTATAAACAAACAAGCGCTTGAGCAGCATTATCTTTAACTTCCTCCGACTCATCTTCTAACATGCTAATCAAAACCGAAATTCCTCCCAAATCAGCGATCACAACCCGTTCAGCGTCGTTGTAACTCAACTGACCGATTGCCCCGCAAACTTTTTCCTTAACGTTACTATCATCACTCCTTCTCAAAAGCTCGACCAAAAGAGATATCACACCAAAGCTATGAAAAACCGGTAATACGTGTTTATAACTTGATAGGTCCCACACGACATCAGCAGCTGCGCCTACACTTTCGTTATCATTACCTCGCATAATCGTCACCAAATGTTCAACGATTGCAACAGCATTATCATCGGTAACAGCTAAAATACAAAAAACATCCTCGGCAATCTCTTTACCCAACGGCTCTTGTTCCCGAAGAAGCTCAGCATATAACGGAATAACCCCATGTTCCGCAACGGGCCGAATATAATCAACATGTGACGATATTACCCCTAACGCATTCCCCGCTACTAATCTGGTCGAAACATCACCGTTTCGAAGCAAATCAACAAGAGCTTCTATCGCACCCGAGTTAACAAGCTCACGCCTTGCTCTTTTAACCAACCCGAGCAACCCGATCGCCTGACCGGCCCGAGCCCGAGAAACCATTTTCCCGACTTTACACGCTTCGACGAGTAAACCAACCGCGCGGAGATTAAAAACCGATCTCCTAACTTCTCGTAAAAGAGCAAGGGCGCTCAAAATATCTAGTAACAAACGTCTTAAACTATCATCCGGGCAAGTATCCGAATTCAACATATCGACAACAACTTTTAATCCACCGATTCTTACAAGATTAACCCGATTAGGCCCGTCAAAGGCTACAATATTTCTAATACATTTAAGAAGCACTCTTTGTAAAGCGAGTTCCGACTGGGGCAACAAGCATAATATGCGATGAATGGCTCTGGATTGACCTATCGTTACGGCGAGTTTCCCATCTCCTTGACAAGATATACATTTTAAACAATAGACAGAGGCTTTTAACACTGAATTAGCTGTGGATGTGTCAAGAAGGTCTACTAGGATTGGGACAGTGGATACTAATATGCTCACCGGAATGCGGTTCGACAGGCGGGATAGTTTTATTATTGATTCTACTTGTAATGACTCGCTATTGGTTGCAATAATGTGTTCAAATTGGTGGAGTGATTGCACCCAGTCTTGTGATTGATATTGATCCATTTGTGCTAGGgtttgtgtgaatatttgtaagCCCTATGttgaaaattggtttagatgGTTGATTTTGTTGAAAAGTATGGAACTTGGTGGTGGATATAAACAGAAAAGGAAGAATTGATTGAAGAACAAAATGATGAAACCCTAAACAGAAAACGAAGGAGAGTTGCAACAACTTACGGAATTAtgggggtgtttgggttagcttatttaagTTAAAAAGGACTTTTTGTGAGAAGGACTTATTaacttatgactttttgaaaaggactttttaaaaaagtgtttgggttagcttatgaGCCAATAAGTCACTAAGTAGTTTTTTTAAAATGTGTTTGGTTTAACTTATtcatgtaaaatgaccaaaaggGGCATCctttaaaaagtgtttggtttGGCTTATTTAAAAAGTGAGGGCTATAATGGGGAATTTGTTCACATAAGGACTTTTAGGACTTGAGAAGTCAGTAATCTTAACTTCTCAAAAAGCTCCTTCTCAAGGGTAAAATATAAGTCATTTTAAAAGTCCTTTTCTATTTCCCAAACACTATTacaacaacttattaacttataaaagtcaataagttataagttgAGAGAAAATAAGGAATGCCAAACACCACCTATATCCAAACAACTGCAGGCAGGCGACTTCTTTAGAATTTGGAAAGGTTGATCATGCCCTAAATGTTATCGAAAATGATCCTTCATAAAACTTGGATTATTTCTTACTTGTGCTATCAAACTTTACAGAGGGTGTTAGAGGTGTTTGGGGTTCTTTTTCAGGGTAAAAGGACTTTTAAAAGGGCAGAAGCACTTTTTAAAAGGGTTTGGCTTTCCTTCCTTTTTTTAAGGACAAAAGTTCTTTGGATTTGTCAAAAGTCAGGATTTTCTGACTTATTTTGGACAAAAGTTCTTTTACAAAAGTTGaaaataagctaagccaaacatgcCCACATTATCATAgatattctttttttttctccGTTCATTATACCTAAGAGGCTAATGGGGGTGTTTGGCTATGCTTATTATTCCATTATTCCaatataaataaacaagttatatgTGTATCACTAGGTTTTTACCCGGACTTGGGAAACTTATTTAgattaattactatttgttattaatacgaccACATTATATCAACTATCTCATTCGATTCaacaacaatgtcttcaaatcaccgaattagatcatgaacccatattagaGGTTGTTAGGATCTGAATTTCTTTTtgattgtgtttttatttaagaattaagaagatgaacaagtaatgcagcagaattaaaatggaaataaactttgcacacaatcaaacaggagaaatgctttcaacacacattttaaCATCTAGGAAAACATTGGAAtaggtacaagtggcagtgatTGTGTGGTTGTTTGTGGTAATAAAGTGTCATCATCTAGGACAACATTGGTTACCCTTCTCCTTTTGGGTTTAGGAGAGGTAAGTGGTGTTTTGATTGATTGAGTGGTAGTGATTTGAGTGGAAGGttgctgactaacagttgttggaacaactggtgtttcaaccagtgaagcggtaagacccgtgtgcaaacacgggtcgatTCTTAGAAAATTATGCATAACATATATTGACAAAatatatagatatgtgtatagatattgtaccaaaacgtgttatttattatagctaaaagacaactataagtaaatataaaagatatttaacatgcataacatatattgacaaaatatatagatatgtgtatagcTTTGACcatttaaacatacctttgccaatattacagtgctgaaaatgaaaacagtagctgactataactatcagtggattaaaacactgagCTTTAACAACAATCATTATATAAATAGTGATTCAAGAATCTTCCTTCTccaaaaaaaacaatattttaacccatcaatcatttcaatccccTTCAtcctccacaaaacactattttaacccaacagtggttttaaaccaccattttaaccaaacagcggtttcaaccacagttttctcaacagtagttccaaacatctgttttcatccatctgttgaccaaaaTCAACaaatgtatcaaccactgttttattttcaaacatctgttcccaataacaaagctttgatcatttaaacatacctttgccaatattacaagcttttacactctcaaacctaaatatttatttacttaatttaaataacaaacatggttaataatttaacacaactaattatataaaaactacaagtgtaaaacagaggtaactatataataaacaaagttcaaaaAAGCAAACAACAATCAATAGAATACAGCATACTAATTCCAAATCAATGCGCGAAACAACATACaaagatctgacggctaagtATTGTCCACGTCTCaacctctgatgaataatggatgacagttgttaggaaaccactgatgaatCAATATCAGTAGTTTACAGtgatgaaaatgaaaacagtagctgactataactatcagtggatagcttaTCGGTGGATTAAAACACTGAGCTTTAACAACAGTCATTATATAACCAGTAGTTCAAGCATgttccttctccaaaaaaactacattttaacccaacagtcgtTTCAgtccccttcaacctccacaaaacactattttaacccaacagtggttttaaaccaccattttaaccaaaCAGTAGTTTCAACCCGCATCGGTCAATccgacccggttacaacctattattttaatataaatataaatgattattcTAGAACTTTCCATATCTACATGGAAGTTGTACAACCGAATCTCCAACTTTTCGGGAAGATCATTAAATCTTTAACTTATCGGAATATATCCTAGGTTAGAGGAAACCCTAAGGGAaaacctataaatagaggtaaatgTATAAGGTATGATCATCTGACTTTCATATAACTTCTTCTCCTCAATTTCTCTTACCCACataaaccgagacttattctcacgccggagggtggttacaagaATAACCctattcctgtaacgagtcctaacggtgtttttGTTTTGCAGCCAAGCGTTCGGGTCACCAATCGTTGAAGTCCTAGTCCGAAATCACTAcataggtcagtgtttcttcattggcgccatccgtgggacctatTTAGTGACAGAACCTCATGGCAAGTGATCAGAACGAGGCAGATCAAATGGTGATAAACAATAATTTGACGTTGGGGGCGAGCCTCGGTACCGTACCACAGTCTTCCCCAGCCGTTACGAGGTCGCTGGATCCGGAGTTTGAGGCAGAGGGTCCACCTCCAGGCTTTGACAACATCACCACCATCTCTTCCCAGACTGTGGTTACGAGTCCGTTTCTCTATATGCCCTCACAACTACAGTCAAGGGAGTTGGGGAGAGCTAGCAGTAATATGTTCACCCCGGCGACAACGACTAACGCACAGGCTTCACGCCTCTTCTCCACCCCTGTCATTACATCGGCGAGCCCCAGCACCATCGTGTCAGAGATTAGTATGCCTCAATACTACCAGCCGCTGGTTTCCAACTCAATGCCGCCGCTATACTCAGCGGCGCTCACGACGGCATTGTCTCCCCCGCCTCATCAGCCGGTCATCATGCCAGCCGGGGTAATGAATGCCCCTGTCACACCAGGAAACCAAGTATACTTCCCGGGGTATTGTTACGCACCCCCTTATGGGTATTTACCCTCATACGGGGGTTCGGCGTACCCTCTCCAGGGAACCGCGCAAGGAAGCACTCAATCGCCATACGCGGACATGCCGCCATGGTGGAATGTCCCAACTCCACAACCAATGTATACCCAAGCTCCGACTGAGCCCATGTACGACAGAGGAAACGCGGTCAGACCCCGGGTAACCCCATTGGGAAACTCCAACCCAATAGTGGGACCTGCCCCGGGTATGGACGCTCCACCGGCACAGTCTGTAAACGTGGAAGAAGATGAACTTACCAAACCGTACAAGCCGGTAGACGCGACGTTCCGGTCCAAATTCACTCGTAGGATCGCCGAGGCTCCTATCAAGGAAAAACCCAAAGGCAAGTACGATGGTCTCGCCGATCCGGATGATCATCTCAACTTATTCAAGAGCGCCGGCGAAGTGGCCTGTTGGTCCATGCCCCTATGGTGCAAAATGTTCGTACAAACTCTAGTGGGAGCGGCCCGAGTCTGGTGGGACAGCCTGCCCACAGGCGAAATAAACAGCTTTGAATATTTGGAATCAAAGTTTATCTTACAGTTTAGTCAGCAGCGCCGACATACGAAAGATAGAAACGAACTCCTCCACATCCGTCGTCGGGACAATGAGACGGTAGAAAATTTTATTATCAGGTTCAACAAAGAAAGCTTGGCGATCCCAGGCGTGACGAATGATCTGGCTTATGGAGCTTTCCTCCAGGGAGTCAACGACGATGAGCTATTGAGAACGCTGCATGGAAGGGATGGCGTACCCCCAACCATAGACGAAATACTTCGAATAGCCAAAGTATACGTTATACAAGAGAAGGCAGTAGCAGCCAGTCACGCAGCCAATAGGAAGAAAGAAGCCCTAAAGAATCAGGAGGAAAAAGATCACCGGGGATCCAAAAGCAAAAACAGGGGGGACCGATACCAGAGAAACGACAAAGACTCGCGATACGACAGGCACCGAAACTCCTATTCAAGGAACGAGCCGTCGAAACCTCGGTCTGAATATCCCAACTTAAGCAAGACACCGGCTGAAATTCTAGCCTCAGAAAACCTCAGGCTTAATCCACCAAAGCCGTTGAAAGACAACCCAAACAAGGATACGAGTAAATACTGCGAGTACCACAAAGGAAGCGGGCATGACACCAACGACTGTTTTCAGCTTAAGAAGCAGATCGAATACTTTGTGAAGTCAGGTAAATTGGCACACTTAGTACGAGACATCAAGCAAGGCCCGCCAGTGGTCAAGGAGGAGAATGACAAAGCGGCAGGCAAAAGGCCGCGTGAATTGAACATGGTACACGCGGATATGGGAAGGGGGCAAAGCGGAGTTTCTCCACGCTCGAGCCTTGgatgttggcaacaatgaccATAGAACCTCGAATGGAGGATTTGCACCTCACCATAGATGCCCTGATCATATCCGTGGCAGTAGGAGACTACCGCATGAGGCGAATCCTAGTCGACACTGGGAGCTCAGAAGACATTATCTATGAACATTACTTTAACAGAATGCAACCAGAAGATAGGAAGTTGCTTGAATCAGTACACGCCCCCATCAAAGGTTTCACAGGGGAAAAGGTTGATCCTATTGGTCAAATCACTTTCCCAGTAACCTTTGGGCAGTCACCCAAAGAAAGAACCATACTACTAACCTTCCTCGTGGTCCGCGCTGAGTCGTACCACAATGTGATAATCGGAAGATTCACCCTGGGGAAATTGGACGCCATAGTCTCCACGGCGAGGGGTTTTATGAAGTTCCCCACACCGCGAGGTATCGCTACTGTGTTTCGTGATAAAATTGGAGAAGTACTAAGTACCAAACGGTGCCGCCAAGGGCCCACCAGGGCCACGGGCCCAGAAAGATGGGTACTAAGCACACGCCATCCGGACCAAATGGTCACAATCGGGGACACTCTGTCCCCGGAAGTTAAAAACGACCTGAAGCAACTGTTAAAAAGAAATGTGGACATTTTCGCTTTCGAACACTCCGACATGACGGGAGTCCCCCGTGATAAAGCAGAACACAGGCTCGCCACACTCCCAGGCGTTAAGCCGGTTGCTCAGGGTAAACGCAGCATGGCCCCGGACCGACGGGCGGCGGTTGTTAAAGAAGTACGAAAGTTAGTGGAAGCTGGAATCCTCAGGGAAACGCAATACCATACATGGGTATCCAACCCGGTCATGGTAAAAAAGCCAGATGGCACGtggcgaatgtgcatcgatttcaAAGACTTAAATAAAGCGTGCCCAAAGGATGCGTACCCGTTACCCGAGATTGATTTAAAGGTCGACTCCCTGGTACCTTACCGATTCAAGTGTTTCCTGGACGCATATAAAGGGTACCACCAGATCAAAATGTCCAAGGAAGATGAAGAAAAAACAGCGTTTCATACCGACGTGGGCATCTTCTGTATACCAAAATGCCTTTTGGGCTACGAAACGCAGGAGCTACCTATCAGAGGCTCATGGACAAGGTGTTCGAAACACAGATTGGGCGAAATTTGGAAGTCTACATAGACGACCTTGTAATTAAAAGCAGCGAAGAAAAGCAGATGTTAGCAGATTCGAAGAAACTTTTCAGCGACTTAGGGAATACAACATAAAATTAAACCCAAAGAAATGCTCTTTCGGGGTGGAAGAAGGAAAGTTCCTGGGTGTAGTAGTCACCCGAGATGGTTTTAAAGCTAACCCGGAAAAAGTAGCCGCCATAGCGCGAATGCCTTCCCCAAGAACGCTGAAGGAAGCTCAAGCCCTAAACGGACGATTGGTAGCGATCAACAGGTTCTTAGCAAGAGACGCCGAAAAATCATTACCCTTCATAAAAACATTAAAAGATTGCCTCAGCAAGAAAAACTTCAAATGGACCTGCGAAGCCGAGCAGGCTTTGCAAGACATGAAACGTTTCATAGAAGGGTTACCCATGCTGACAGCGCCAAGGCCCAGTGAAATTTTAAAGATGTATTTAGCAGCAGCTCATACGGCGGTAAGTGCTGTGCTCATGGTTGAGCGAGATGGAAAGCAGACAC contains the following coding sequences:
- the LOC110888079 gene encoding uncharacterized protein LOC110888079, producing MDQYQSQDWVQSLHQFEHIIATNSESLQVESIIKLSRLSNRIPVSILVSTVPILVDLLDTSTANSVLKASVYCLKCISCQGDGKLAVTIGQSRAIHRILCLLPQSELALQRVLLKCIRNIVAFDGPNRVNLVRIGGLKVVVDMLNSDTCPDDSLRRLLLDILSALALLREVRRSVFNLRAVGLLVEACKVGKMVSRARAGQAIGLLGLVKRARRELVNSGAIEALVDLLRNGDVSTRLVAGNALGVISSHVDYIRPVAEHGVIPLYAELLREQEPLGKEIAEDVFCILAVTDDNAVAIVEHLVTIMRGNDNESVGAAADVVWDLSSYKHVLPVFHSFGVISLLVELLRRSDDSNVKEKVCGAIGQLSYNDAERVVIADLGGISVLISMLEDESEEVKDNAAQALVCLYEDPLLCDRMSGALSHPVFLRVRERMVQTRAAELRLAESVRQMTVDELTWNPALG